From Streptomyces durmitorensis, a single genomic window includes:
- a CDS encoding ABC transporter permease: MRWTALRLLALAVLLAAWQAVVVAGVWPRVLVPSPGDVWHAFVQASTVHDGVRGFSGHLLGEHLAVSLRRIGIGTAYAALAGIPLGLLIGVVKPLAVVLEPAVTFLRTLPPLAYLSLLVIWFGIDETPKIWLLVIAALPPIAAATAAAVRGVPGDLVEAARALGAGPVALLLSVRLPAALPEILTGVRIAVGIAYTSVVAAETVNGVPGIGGMIRDAQRYNQTDVVIAGIIAIGLSGILLDALFKGVERVAVPWRGRL; encoded by the coding sequence CTGCGCTGGACGGCGCTGCGGCTCCTGGCGCTCGCCGTGCTCCTCGCCGCCTGGCAGGCGGTGGTCGTGGCAGGCGTCTGGCCACGCGTCCTCGTGCCGTCGCCGGGGGACGTGTGGCACGCCTTCGTGCAGGCGTCGACCGTCCACGACGGGGTGCGCGGGTTCAGCGGCCACCTGCTCGGCGAGCACCTGGCCGTCTCGCTGCGCCGGATCGGCATCGGCACCGCGTACGCGGCTCTCGCCGGGATCCCGCTGGGGCTGCTTATCGGCGTGGTGAAACCGCTCGCGGTGGTCCTGGAACCGGCGGTCACCTTCCTCCGCACGCTGCCGCCGCTGGCATACCTCTCCCTGCTCGTCATCTGGTTCGGCATCGACGAGACCCCGAAGATCTGGCTGCTCGTCATCGCCGCGCTGCCGCCCATCGCGGCGGCCACCGCGGCCGCGGTACGCGGGGTGCCGGGCGACCTGGTGGAGGCCGCGCGGGCGCTGGGCGCCGGGCCCGTGGCGCTGCTCCTCTCCGTACGGCTGCCCGCCGCCCTGCCGGAGATCCTCACCGGGGTACGGATCGCGGTCGGCATCGCGTACACCTCGGTCGTCGCCGCCGAGACCGTCAACGGCGTACCCGGCATCGGCGGCATGATCCGTGATGCCCAGCGCTACAACCAGACCGACGTCGTCATCGCCGGGATCATCGCCATCGGCCTCTCCGGGATCCTCCTGGACGCGCTGTTCAAGGGGGTGGAGCGGGTGGCGGTGCCGTGGCGCGGGCGCCTCTGA
- a CDS encoding ABC transporter substrate-binding protein, producing the protein MPSHLSRTALLASATALVALTATACGDGADAASGSGKTQVRIAYQAIPNADLVVKNHRLLEKALPEAEVKWVKFDSGADVNTAVIAGSVDFALAGSSPVTKGLSAPLNIPYKVLWIHDVIGENEALVAKKGIASVKALKGKKIATPFGSTAHYSLLAALDSAGLKASDVSLVDLQPQDALAAWQRGDIDAAYVWTPTLTDLKKDGKVLVTSRQLAEQGKPTADLGVVTDAFAAEHPKIVDAWLKAEDQAVKLAKSDPDKAAEAIGAELNLSPEAARKQLAQLVLLTAEQQRGADYLGRPGAPGALAGNLHDAAGFLKAQKAIDAVPDRSAFEKDLAVKELARVAG; encoded by the coding sequence ATGCCCTCACACCTGAGCCGCACCGCACTCCTCGCCTCGGCCACCGCACTGGTCGCACTGACCGCGACCGCCTGCGGCGACGGCGCCGATGCCGCATCCGGCAGTGGAAAGACCCAGGTCCGCATCGCCTACCAGGCGATACCCAACGCCGATCTGGTGGTCAAGAACCACCGGCTCCTGGAGAAGGCGCTGCCGGAGGCCGAGGTGAAGTGGGTGAAGTTCGACTCGGGGGCGGACGTCAACACGGCGGTGATCGCCGGGTCGGTGGACTTCGCCCTTGCCGGGTCGAGCCCGGTCACGAAGGGTCTTTCGGCGCCGCTCAACATCCCGTACAAGGTGCTGTGGATCCATGACGTGATCGGCGAGAACGAGGCACTCGTCGCCAAGAAGGGCATCGCGTCCGTCAAGGCGCTCAAGGGCAAGAAGATCGCCACACCCTTCGGGTCGACGGCCCACTACTCCCTCCTCGCCGCACTGGACTCGGCCGGTCTCAAGGCCTCCGACGTGTCGCTCGTCGACCTTCAGCCGCAGGACGCGCTCGCCGCCTGGCAGCGCGGTGACATCGACGCCGCCTACGTGTGGACGCCCACCCTCACGGACCTCAAGAAGGACGGGAAGGTCCTGGTCACCAGCCGTCAGCTCGCCGAGCAGGGCAAGCCCACCGCCGACCTCGGTGTGGTCACCGACGCGTTCGCGGCCGAGCACCCGAAGATCGTCGATGCCTGGCTCAAGGCGGAGGACCAGGCCGTCAAGCTGGCCAAGAGCGACCCGGACAAGGCCGCGGAGGCCATCGGCGCCGAGCTCAACCTCAGCCCCGAGGCGGCCAGGAAGCAGCTTGCCCAACTGGTGCTGCTCACCGCGGAGCAGCAGCGGGGAGCGGACTATCTCGGCAGGCCCGGCGCTCCGGGAGCGCTCGCCGGAAACCTGCACGACGCGGCCGGCTTCCTCAAGGCGCAGAAGGCCATCGACGCGGTTCCGGACCGGTCGGCCTTCGAGAAGGACCTCGCGGTGAAGGAGCTGGCCCGTGTCGCAGGCTGA
- a CDS encoding ABC transporter ATP-binding protein, whose product MSQAETEQAETGSTASDIDSTASDIELSGVSVRYGTAKAPVTAVSDVSLAVQPGEFVVLVGPSGCGKTTLLRLVAGFERPATGTVEVRRKVGVVFQQPRLFPWRTVGGNLSFALARHGVVRAERAARIQELLSLVGLPGMAGRRTWELSGGQQQRVAIARALATEPQILLMDEPFAALDALTRERLQEEVRTLATVTGTTVLFVTHSAEEAVLLGSRVLVMAAGPGRVIDEVAVPLPRAETTDVAALRGAPRFAALRAELAAATRDAAAA is encoded by the coding sequence GTGTCGCAGGCTGAGACCGAGCAGGCTGAGACCGGCTCGACCGCGTCAGACATCGACTCGACCGCGTCCGACATCGAACTGTCGGGCGTCAGCGTCCGCTACGGCACGGCCAAGGCGCCGGTGACGGCGGTATCCGACGTGTCCCTGGCCGTGCAGCCCGGCGAGTTCGTGGTGCTCGTCGGGCCGTCCGGGTGCGGCAAGACGACACTGCTGCGGCTGGTGGCCGGCTTCGAGCGGCCCGCCACCGGCACGGTGGAGGTGCGCCGGAAGGTGGGTGTCGTCTTCCAGCAGCCGCGCCTCTTCCCCTGGCGCACGGTGGGCGGCAACCTCTCGTTCGCGCTGGCGCGGCACGGCGTCGTACGCGCCGAACGTGCCGCCAGAATCCAGGAGTTGCTGTCCTTGGTGGGGCTGCCGGGCATGGCAGGGCGCCGCACCTGGGAGCTCTCGGGCGGACAGCAGCAACGCGTGGCCATCGCACGGGCCCTGGCGACGGAACCGCAGATCCTGCTCATGGACGAGCCGTTCGCCGCACTGGACGCGCTCACCCGCGAACGCCTCCAGGAGGAGGTCAGGACACTTGCGACCGTCACGGGAACGACCGTCCTGTTCGTCACGCACTCCGCGGAGGAGGCCGTACTGCTCGGCTCCCGGGTCCTGGTGATGGCCGCGGGCCCCGGGCGCGTGATCGACGAGGTGGCCGTCCCCCTGCCGCGCGCGGAGACGACCGATGTGGCCGCCTTGCGCGGCGCGCCCCGGTTCGCGGCCCTGCGCGCCGAACTCGCCGCCGCCACACGCGATGCGGCGGCGGCCTGA
- a CDS encoding lactate 2-monooxygenase: MTQPNWADFQYEIYLNGMTGAVPRLPTDLTRLEELTEQRLGPGPVGYVSGSAGNGSTARANRAALERRRIVPRMLRDVHERDLSVEVLGHRLPAPLALAPVGVLSIMHPQGESAAARAAAARGVPYILSSASSTPMEQVAKEMGDAQRWFQLYWAKDRDVTKSFLDRAKAAGFTALVVTLDTPLLAWRPRDLDQAYLPFLHGVGTANYFSDPAFQAGLAKPVHEDPNAAVMHFVGMFADPAKTWPDLAFLRENWDGPIVLKGVLHPDDARRAADAGMDGVVVSNHGGRQVAGSVAAADALPRVVEAVGDRLTVLFDSGIRTGDDIFKALALGAEAVLVGRPYAYGLGLDGQAGVDHVIRCLLAELDLTLALSGHAGPATLTPDDLIEETA, encoded by the coding sequence ATGACACAGCCGAACTGGGCGGACTTCCAGTACGAGATCTACCTCAACGGCATGACCGGCGCCGTACCCCGCCTGCCCACCGACCTGACCCGGCTCGAGGAGCTGACCGAGCAGCGGCTCGGACCCGGCCCCGTCGGCTATGTCTCCGGAAGCGCGGGCAACGGCAGCACGGCCCGCGCCAACCGCGCGGCACTGGAGCGGCGCCGGATCGTGCCGCGCATGCTGCGCGACGTACACGAACGCGATCTGTCCGTGGAGGTGCTCGGCCACCGGCTGCCCGCGCCGCTCGCCCTCGCGCCCGTCGGTGTCCTGTCGATCATGCACCCGCAGGGCGAGTCCGCCGCCGCCCGCGCGGCAGCGGCCCGCGGCGTCCCGTACATCCTGTCCTCGGCGTCCAGCACCCCCATGGAACAGGTCGCCAAGGAGATGGGCGACGCGCAGCGGTGGTTCCAGCTGTACTGGGCCAAGGACCGTGACGTCACCAAGAGCTTCCTGGACCGGGCGAAGGCCGCGGGCTTCACGGCCCTTGTCGTCACGCTCGACACCCCGCTCCTGGCCTGGCGGCCCCGCGACCTCGACCAGGCGTACCTGCCCTTCCTGCACGGCGTGGGCACCGCCAACTACTTCAGCGACCCGGCGTTCCAGGCGGGCCTGGCCAAGCCGGTGCACGAGGACCCGAACGCCGCCGTGATGCACTTCGTCGGCATGTTCGCCGACCCCGCGAAGACCTGGCCGGACCTGGCGTTCCTGCGCGAGAACTGGGACGGTCCCATCGTGCTCAAGGGCGTGCTGCACCCGGACGACGCGCGCCGCGCCGCCGACGCGGGCATGGACGGGGTGGTCGTCTCCAACCACGGCGGCCGCCAGGTCGCGGGCTCCGTCGCGGCGGCCGACGCCCTGCCCCGCGTCGTGGAGGCGGTCGGCGACCGGCTCACCGTCCTGTTCGACAGCGGGATCCGCACCGGTGACGACATCTTCAAGGCGCTCGCGCTCGGCGCCGAGGCCGTCCTCGTGGGGCGCCCGTACGCCTACGGTCTCGGCCTGGACGGCCAGGCGGGCGTCGACCACGTGATCCGCTGTCTGCTCGCCGAACTCGACCTCACCCTGGCCCTGTCCGGACACGCCGGACCGGCCACGCTCACCCCCGACGACCTGATCGAGGAGACCGCATGA
- a CDS encoding PucR family transcriptional regulator has product MTNKRERVRQELLADTRLVEAVVDAVHEQVPAYTALDGSRFPEVRAIAAWATDRLLDHWVTGGAIGDADLRRFRGIAAARAADGRPLQAVLRAYRVAAAVLADEVAARAPQLSAKDAFALAQLLLTAMDTISEEMTTAYAATSERLTGDRDRSLQLLLDDLIAGRHASLGALGARASRLGVQLPERYCLLVAEPMDARALDGGSSDISLATSTALLTALDGGGTRGTSLATTHGSRAVLLLPAASAEAVPDVLRRHSWRGCVISGESLDRVAVAHRLAAGALDTAPPHAHHPERVLTDADAHVLALLAGHPVVSPDQIGRIVLGPLVDRAQRHLLEALTAYVDTGSANAAARELHLHPQSVRYRLRRVRDLASRDPQDPWQRLTLDIARTIVLGGRSG; this is encoded by the coding sequence GTGACAAACAAGCGGGAACGCGTCCGGCAGGAGCTCCTGGCCGACACCCGCCTCGTCGAGGCGGTCGTCGACGCGGTGCACGAACAGGTTCCGGCGTACACGGCGCTCGACGGCAGCAGGTTTCCCGAGGTGCGGGCCATCGCCGCGTGGGCGACGGACCGCCTCCTCGACCACTGGGTCACCGGCGGCGCGATCGGTGACGCCGATCTGCGGCGCTTCCGCGGGATCGCGGCGGCGCGGGCGGCGGACGGCCGCCCCTTGCAGGCCGTCCTGCGCGCCTACCGGGTCGCGGCAGCGGTGCTCGCGGACGAGGTCGCGGCCCGTGCGCCGCAGCTGTCCGCGAAGGACGCCTTCGCGCTCGCACAGCTGCTGCTCACCGCCATGGACACCATCTCCGAGGAGATGACGACGGCGTACGCGGCCACCAGTGAACGCCTCACGGGTGACCGCGACAGGTCGCTGCAGCTGCTGCTCGACGACCTGATCGCGGGCCGCCACGCGTCGCTGGGCGCGCTCGGCGCGCGGGCGTCACGTCTGGGTGTGCAACTCCCGGAACGCTACTGCCTGTTGGTCGCGGAGCCGATGGACGCCCGGGCCCTGGACGGCGGCTCGTCCGACATCTCCCTCGCCACGTCGACCGCGCTGCTCACGGCGCTCGACGGCGGCGGGACCCGCGGCACGTCCCTCGCGACGACCCACGGTTCGCGTGCCGTCCTGCTGCTGCCTGCCGCGTCCGCCGAGGCCGTGCCGGACGTCCTGCGCAGGCACTCCTGGCGCGGCTGCGTGATCTCGGGCGAGAGCCTGGACCGCGTCGCGGTCGCCCACCGCCTCGCCGCGGGCGCCCTGGACACCGCTCCCCCGCACGCCCACCACCCCGAGAGGGTCCTCACCGACGCCGACGCGCACGTCCTGGCCCTGCTCGCGGGCCACCCCGTGGTCAGCCCCGACCAGATCGGCCGCATCGTCCTCGGCCCCCTCGTCGACCGCGCCCAGCGCCACCTCCTGGAAGCCCTCACCGCGTACGTCGACACCGGCTCCGCCAATGCCGCGGCCCGCGAGCTCCACCTCCACCCGCAGTCGGTGCGCTACCGCCTGCGCCGCGTCCGCGACCTCGCGTCCCGCGACCCCCAGGACCCGTGGCAGCGCCTCACCCTGGACATCGCCCGCACGATCGTCCTCGGCGGCCGGAGCGGATAG